In Colletotrichum higginsianum IMI 349063 chromosome 3, whole genome shotgun sequence, a genomic segment contains:
- a CDS encoding Endonuclease/Exonuclease/phosphatase — protein sequence MAPPAQNGPDGSSLKPVSSLRAQFENMNKNGEFAAAAPGPSPPRAISPAPKPEFLRDAKPSSETLPVPPRPRDRTSISAPSLPPPLHEPVPRSPGRSLGVPPTLKPEPVKAPSVMVEPPQSPPKNPVSRFAHAEVPAFLNAESGSSTPSTPTSSRAFKIPSRPHTPSLEPRRSPRLSASQPPSPPPPRRSVDIRRDNKPAVPPPINRAEKPSMQSQAKPPFYTDQQLAADGRGKIREETSPFSSPPGSPDSLHEPPPPTLPTRPKAHITQMEPPPPQRGRPLDVGFAPPPVHHSIVTKRNQRDQEVNGFVKGQITPQITGDRPGLPALPARPQTIAEPPPRPPVTMKPPPRPPRPGVNTHAVTHSVSEIQPPPKRIVSTPTAHLPPPTRLPGRANTVTDRTSERAAPRPSPPQPPQSVQPAQPQPEPTVSLIPSSNTSKVEINGSTPNFPDPANVNRRPPHIKHGMHEIQTKYDPRTFDVCGDLICTTGHLTRVWSLRDGELLMSFAHGEGIKATTVAFKPGTNVDEEGKRLWIGNNFGELMEADIATQSVVANKPGAHGRHEVVKIYRHFNELWTLDETGGLLVWGPDDTSTPNLTNNPHQAFRVPKGHSFSMVIGDELWHATGKEIRVFAPTSDGQVQFQVLVRALTQDAAGEVTSGTQVRSQPGKVFFGHADGKVSIYSTQDFACLGLVNLSSWKINSLAGVGDHLWAGFNTGKVGVYDMESTPWAVKKDWQAHEKNPVVKLASDVSSCYRLDRHQVISLGADNMIRVWDGLLQDDWHETEMKAMDTQYCEFQDLKVLCMTWNAGASTPHSLRYAQEDAEFIKSLLTANSSPDILVFGFQELVDLEDKTATAKRFLKVKKKEGSDQERMSHQYRDWRDFLLKSLDEYMPPDCLYHLLHTATLVGLFTCIFVKSTLRDRIQNLSAAEVKRGMGGLHGNKGAIVVRFMVDDSSLCFINCHLAAGQSQANSRHNDVAAILEAQILPPERDLSARLDSYVGGGDGTMILDHELCLLNGDLNYRIDTMSRDTVVIAVKQNNLAKLLERDQLLVAKRRNPAFKLRAFDEMPITFAPTYKYDVGTDNYDTSEKKRSPAWCDRLLYRGGGRIKQIDYKRHEVRVSDHRPVTGRFKFTVKKIQPKARAMAWMDCQQRFEDLKLSEINDDKMLYLTNVIGYDEATARSILQPRNDRSLSRSRDA from the exons ATGGCTCCTCCCGCACAGAATGGGCCTGATGGCTCATCACTC AAACCTGTCTCCTCATTGAGGGCGCAGTTCGAGAACATGAACAAGAACGGTGAAttcgccgcggccgcgccTGGCCCCTCCCCGCCTCGGGCCATCTCCCCGGCCCCGAAGCCAGAGTTCCTTCGAGATGCGAAACCCTCCTCCGAAACCCTGCCGGTCCCCCCGAGACCGCGAGACCGCACGAGTATATCGGCTCCATCACTACCCCCTCCGCTGCACGAGCCGGTCCCTCGCTCGCCCGGCAGATCCCTAGGTGTCCCTCCCACCCTGAAGCCCGAGCCGGTGAAGGCTCCCTCCGTCATGGTCGAGCCTCCCCAGTCTCCTCCCAAGAACCCCGTATCGAGGTTCGCGCATGCGGAGGTGCCGGCATTTCTGAATGCGGAGTCCGGCTCCTCTACTCCCAGCACTCCTACTTCGTCGCGGGCTTTCAAGATTCCAAGCCGGCCACATACCCCCTCACTCGAGCCGCGGCGCTCACCCAGACTCTCGGCCTCCCAACCCCCttcaccgccaccaccgagGAGGTCAGTGGATATTCGAAGAGACAACAAGCCTgccgtgccgccgccgatcaACCGGGCCGAGAAGCCGTCGATGCAGTCGCAAGCGAAACCTCCCTTCTATACTGACCAACAGTTAGCTGCCGATGGCAGGGGTAAGATTAGGGAGGAGACGTCGCCTTTCAGTAGCCCGCCCGGAAGCCCTGACAGTCTTCAcgagccgccgccccctACCCTGCCTACCAGGCCGAAAGCACATATCACGCAgatggagccgccgccgcctcagcGTGGAAGACCATTGGATGTGGGCTTTGCACCGCCACCCGTTCACCACTCCATCGTGACGAAGCGGAACCAGCGGGATCAGGAAGTAAACGGCTTCGTCAAGGGGCAGATTACACCCCAGATCACTGGTGATCGGCCGGGACTGCCCGCTCTTCCGGCGAGACCGCAGACAATCGCGGAGcctccgccacggccgccagTGACTATGAAGCCTCCTCCGCGGCCTCCACGGCCAGGCGTCAACACGCACGCCGTCACGCACTCCGTTTCTGAGATTCAGCCTCCACCGAAACGTATCGTCTCGACTCCCACAGCGCATCTGCCGCCCCCAACCAGGCTGCCGGGCCGCGCGAACACAGTGACGGACCGAACGTCGGAGAGGGCCGCTCCTCGGCCATCGCCTCCGCAACCACCTCAATCTGTGCAGCCCGCGCAGCCGCAGCCTGAGCCGACAGTGTCGTTAATCCCCTCCAGCAATACCTCAAAGGTCGAAATTAACGGATCCACGCCAAACTTCCCTGACCCAGCAAATGTGAACCGGAGACCGCCTCACATCAAGCATGGCATGCACGAGATCCAAACCAAGTACGACCCGCGCACGTTTGACGTTTGTGGCGACCTCATCTGTACGACTGGCCACCTTACACGCGTATGGAGCCTTCGGGACGGTGAGCTATTAATGAGCTTCGCCCACGGCGAGGGCATCAAAGCTACAACGGTAGCTTTTAAGCCCGGCACGAACGTggacgaagaaggaaagcGATTGTGGATTGGCAACAACTTTGGCGAGCTTATGGAAGCCGACATTGCCACGCAAAGCGTGGTTGCCAACAAGCCTGGGGCTCACGGACGGcacgaggtcgtcaagaTTTATCGTCACTTCAACGAACTGTGGACTCTGGACGAAACGGGCGGTCTACTCGTCTGGGGTCCGGATGATACAAGTACGCCAAATCTCACGAACAACCCGCATCAGGCCTTCCGGGTGCCCAAGGGTCATTCGTTCTCCATGGTCATCGGAGACGAGCTGTGGCACGCAACCGGCAAAGAGATACGCGTGTTCGCACCAACCTCGGATGGGCAAGTTCAATTCCAAGTCCTGGTCCGCGCTCTTACGCAGGACGCTGCGGGCGAGGTAACTTCCGGAACGCAAGTGCGATCGCAGCCGGGCAAAGTGTTCTTTGGACATGCCGATGGCAAGGTATCTATATACAGCACACAAGACTTTGCTTGCCTCGGTCTAGTGAATTTGAGCTCCTGGAAGATCAATTCCCTGGCAGGAGTTGGTGATCATTTGTGGGCAGGCTTCAACACCGGCAAGGTCGGCGTGTATGACATGGAGTCGACGCCATGGGCTGTCAAGAAAGACTGGCAGGCGCACGAGAAGAACCCGGTCGTCAAGCTCGCCTCGGATGTATCGAGCTGCTACCGGCTGGACCGCCACCAAGTCATCTCGCTCGGTGCCGATAACATGATTCGCGTGTGGGACGGCCTGCTACAGGACGACTGGCACGAGACGGAGATGAAGGCCATGGACACGCAGTACTGCGAGTTCCAAGACCTCAAGGTCTTGTGCATGACTTGGAATGCGGGTGCCTCGACGCCTCACAGTCTGCGATACGCGCAGGAGGATGCCGAGTTCATCAAGAGCCTTCTGACGGCCAACAGCTCCCCCGACATTCTCGTCTTTGGGTTTCAAGAGCTGGTGGACCTGGAAGACAAGACAGCAACAGCTA AACGATTCCTAAaggtcaagaagaaggagggctCAGACCAGGAGCGCATGAGTCATCAGTACCGCGACTGGAGAGATTTCCTGCTCAAGAGCCTCGACGAATACATGCCGCCGGACTGCTTGTATCATCTTCTACACACTGCCACGCTTGTAGGCCTGTTCACGTGCATCTTCGTCAAGTCGACGCTTCGGGATCGGATACAAAACCTTAGTGCGGCAGAAGTCAAGCGTGGCATGGGCGGCTTACATGGCAACAAGGGCGCCATTGTCGTGCGGTTCATGGTAGACGACTCCTCACTCTGCTTCATCAACTGCCATTTAGCGGCAGGCCAGTCGCAGGCCAACAGCCGGCACAACGATGTGGCTGCCATTCTCGAGGCACAAATTCTGCCGCCCGAGCGGGATCTCAGCGCTCGCCTCGATAGCTACGTCGGTGGTGGAGACGGCACTATGATTCTGGACCACGAGCTTTGTCTTCTCAACGGCGATCTCAACTACCGCATCGACACGATGTCTCGCGATACTGTTGTTATCGCTGTCAAGCAAAACAACCTGGCCAAGCTTCTCGAAAGGGATCAACTCCTTGTGGCGAAGCGGCGAAACCCAGCCTTTAAGCTGCGAGCCTTTGACGAAATGCCGATTACGTTTGCGCCGACTTACAAGTACGATGTCGGCACGGATAATTACGACACgagcgagaagaagcgctCGCCAGCGTGGTGCGACCGTTTGCTGTACCGCGGTGGTGGCAGGATCAAGCAGATCGACTACAAGAGACACGAGGTGCGAGTGTCCGACCATCGGCCAGTCACGGGTCGGTTCAAGTTCACGGTCAAGAAAATCCAGCCTAAAGCGCGAGCGATGGCGTGGATGGACTGCCAGCAGAGGTTTGAGGACCTCAAATTGAGCGAAATCAACGATGACAA GATGTTATACCTGACGAACGTCATCGGCTACGATGAAGCCACAGCTCGGAGCATTCTCCAGCCAAGGAACGACCGCAGCCTGAGTAGGTCAAGAGACGCATGA
- a CDS encoding Ornithine decarboxylase, which produces MVMATAAIEHFAPATINYASTYQPVLKTSHFVDHAHHHSKHGVTNPKQLIGDALRQRVESIDHEICEPGDEDTFFVGDLGEVYRQHMRWKLNLPRVKPFYAVKCNPDPKVLQLLAALGTGFDCASKTEIDQVLNMGTAPERIIYAQPCKTNSYVRYVKAMGVKQMTFDNADELRKIAKLFPEAELYLRIMTDDESSLCRLSMKFGAAKEATNDLLGVAKDLGLNVVGVSFHVGSGASDPMAFYKAVYDAYEVFEQGRAYGFEMKTLDIGGGFCGDTFEDMAAVLRGALDEYFPASSNVNIIAEPGRYYVSAAFTIACNIIARRTVDDPTLNEKRYMVYVNDGLYGNFSSIMFDHQHPVAKVLRAGSSTVYDTSAANACPDGEGIRYSVWGPTCDGIDRITETISFEQELDVGDWLYFEDMGAYTKCSATKFNGFSNEHDVIYVCSEPGAKALLNI; this is translated from the exons ATGGTTATGGCAACAGCCGCGATCGAGCACTTTGCACCAGCTACTATCAATTATGCTAGTACCTACCAACCAGTCTTGAAGACGTCGCATTTTGTCGACCACGCCCACCACCACTCCAAACATGGCGTGACCAACCCCAAGCAGTTGATTGGCGATGCTCTCCGTCAGCGTGTCGAGAGCATTGACCATGAGATTTGTGAACcaggcgacgaggacaccttcttcgtcggtgatctcggcgaggtcTACCGCCAGCACATGCGCTGGAAGCTCAACCTGCCGCGCGTCAAGCCCTTTTATG CCGTCAAATGCAACCCCGACCCCAAGGTTCTGCAACTCCTTGCTGCCCTCGGCACCGGCTTCGACTGCGCCTCCAAAACGGAGATTGATCAGGTTCTGAACATGGGCACCGCCCCCGAGCGCATCATCTACGCCCAGCCCTGCAAGACCAACTCATACGTGCGTTACGTCAAGGCCATGGGCGTCAAGCAGATGACGTTCgacaacgccgacgagctgcgcAAGATCGCCAAGCTCTttcccgaggccgagctgtACCTGCGCATCATGACGGACGACGAGTCGAGCTTGTGCCGCCTGAGCATGAAGTTCGGCGCTGCCAAGGAGGCCACCAACGATctgctcggcgtcgccaagGACCTCGGCCTTAATGTTGTTGGCGTCAGCTTCCACGTCGGCTCCGGCGCCTCTGACCCCATGGCTTTCTACAAGGCCGTCTACGACGCCTACGAAGTCTTCGAGCAGGGACGGGCTTACGGTTTTGAGATGAAGACGCTCGATATTGGCGGCGGTTTCTGCGGCGACACCTTTGAGGACATGGCCGCCGTGCTGCGCGGTGCCCTTGACGAGTACTTCCCCGCCAGCAGCAACGTCAACATCATTGCGGAGCCCGGCCGTTACTACGTCTCGGCAGCCTTCACCATCGCCTGCAACATCATCGCGCGCCGCACCGTTGACGACCCCACGCTCAACGAGAAGCGCTACATGGTATACGTCAACGACGGTCTCTATGGCAACTTCTCGAGCATCATGTTTGACCACCAGCATCCCGTCGCGAAGGTTCTCCGCGCAGGCTCTTCGACCGTCTACGACACCTCTGCGGCCAACGCGTgccccgacggcgagggcatcCGCTACTCCGTTTGGGGCCCTACCTGCGATGGTATTGACCGCATCACCGAGACCATCTCCTTCGAGCAGGAACTCGACGTTGGCGACTGGCTATACTTTGAGGACATGGGCGCCTACACCAAGTGCTCCGCGACCAAGTTCAATGGCTTTTCCAATGAGCATGACGTCATCTATGTCTGCAGCGAGCCAGGCGCCAAGGCCCTGCTCAACATCTAA
- a CDS encoding peptidase M16C associated: MLRNAVNTAKKAVTELSQYPKPGDKLHGFTLLRTKHVPELELTALHLQHDKTGADYLHIARDDSNNVFSIGFKTNPPDDTGVPHILEHTTLCGSQKFPIRDPFFKMLPRTLSNFMNAFTASDHTFYPFATTNAQDFKNLMSVYMDATLHPLLKESDYTQEGWRIGPENPQAASGEESNLVFKGVVYNEMKGQMSDAGYLFYIRFQDHIFPDINNSGGDPQKITDLTYEQLRKFHAEHYHPSNAKLFTYGDMPLSDHLQEVNAQLSAFERIQEDKTIHQPIDLSSGPREVTAKGPLDPLVDPDRQYKTSVSWIMGDTSDVVESFSLALLSTLLMDGYGSPLYRGLVEAGLGTDFSPNAGYDSSAKLGIFSIGLTGVQEADVPKLKAEAQRILQEVRQKGFDRTKIDGSLHQLELALKHKTANFGMNMLHRLKPKWFTGVDPFDSLAWNDTISAFETQLAKGGYLESLIEKYLLNDNTLSFTMSPSTTFSEDLVREEKERLASKIQQASQQAGSDEAARKKFEQRELDLLVEQGKSNTEDLSCLPTVHVKDIPRSKEPVVVRDETVNGVQIQWREAPTNGLTYFRAINALDNLPDELRELIPLFSDSIMRLGTREMSMEQLEDLIKLKTGGVSVGYHSTPSPTDFHQASEGLIFTGMALDRNVPVMFDILRKLVQDTDFDSPEAALRIRQLLQASADGVVNDIASSGHQYARGFAEAGLTRNAWLRQQIGGLSQVKLVTALANRPETDGLADVIDKLKRIQKIALSGGNFRTALTCGAESTGANLSALTSFMSTLPNDQPSLPAFKPAALQRNIKSFFPLPYQVYYGSLAVPTVSYTSADGAPLQILAQLLTHKHLHHEIREKGGAYGGGAYSRGLDGLFGFYSYRDPNPQNTLSIMRNAGQWARDKAWTERDLEEAKISVFQGVDAPQSVNAEGMGRFLSGITEEMKQKRREQLLDVSKDQVRDVAQKYIVDALKKEEERVTFLGEKRSWVDGNWKLHEMDINGAE; encoded by the exons ATGCTGCGGAATGCTGTCAAcacggccaagaaggccgtcaCTGAGCTCTCTCAGTATCCCAAGCCTGGTGATAAGCTTCACGGCTTTACGCTGCTGCGGACGAAGCACGTGCCGGAACTGGAATTGACGGCTTTGCACCTTCAACACGACAAGACTGGCGCCGACTACCTGCACATCGCGCGCGACGACAGCAACAATGTCTTCTCCATCGGTTTCAAGACGAACCCGCCGGACGACACCGGTGTGCCCCATATTCTAGAGCACACCACCCTCTGCGGCAGCCAGAA GTTTCCCATTCGCGATCCGTTCTTCAAGATGCTGCCCCGGACGCTGTCCAACTTCATGAACGCATTCACTGCGTCCGACCACACGTTTTACCCTTTTGCGACAACGAATGCACAAGACTTCAAGAACCTCATGTCGGTCTATATGGATGCCACGCTGCATCCCCTGCTGAAGGAGTCGGACTACACCCAGGAAGGATGGCGTATTGGACCCGAGAACCCACAAGCCGCCAGCGGTGAGGAGAGCAACCTAGTATTCAAGGGCGTCGTTTACAACGAGATGAAGGGCCAAATGTCTGACGCCGGCTACTTGTTCTACATTCGCTTTCAGGACCACATCTTCCCCGATATCAACAACTCGGGCGGCGATCCCCAGAAGATCACCGACTTGACCTACGAGCAGCTGCGCAAGTTCCACGCCGAGCACTACCACCCAAGCAACGCCAAGCTCTTCACCTACGGCGACATGCCCCTGTCTGACCATCTCCAGGAGGTCAACGCCCAGCTCAGCGCCTTCGAGAGAATACAGGAGGACAAGACGATCCACCAGCCCATCGACCTGTCGTCCGGCCCCAGGGAGGTCACCGCCAAGGGCCCCCTCGACCCCCTGGTGGACCCTGATAGACAGTACAAGACGTCCGTCTCGTGGATCATGGGCGACACCTCTGATGTTGTCGAGTCCTTCTCACTGGCATTGCTATCTACCCTCCTGATGGATGGATACGGATCGCCGTTGTACCGCGGCCTGGTTGAGGCTGGCCTCGGAACGGATTTCAGTCCCAACGCGGGATACGACAGCTCCGCGAAACTGGGCATCTTCTCCATCGGACTTACCGGCGTCCAGGAGGCAGACGTGCCAAAGCTCAAAGCCGAGGCCCAGCGCATACTCCAGGAGGTGCGCCAGAAGGGCTTCGATAGGACAAAGATTGATGGCTCCCTCCACCAGCTGGAGCTGGCGCTGAAGCACAAGACGGCCAACTTTGGCATGAATATGCTGCACAGGCTCAAGCCTAAGTGGTTCACCGGCGTCGATCCCTTTGACTCGCTGGCGTGGAACGACACCATTTCGGCGTTTGAGACGCAGCTCGCAAAGGGTGGCTACCTGGAGAGCCTCATCGAAAAGTACCTCTTAAACGACAACACTCTGTCCTTCACTatgtcgccgtcgaccacGTTCAGCGAGGACCTTGTTCgtgaggaaaaggagagaCTGGCTTCCAAGATCCAGCAAGCATCACAGCAAGCCGGCAGCGACGAGGCGGCACGCAAGAAGTTTGAGCAACGTGAGCTGGATCTTCTCGTCGAACAGGGGAAGTCGAACACAGAAGATCTGAGCTGCCTACCTACTGTCCACGTCAAGGACATTCCTCGAAGCAAGGAGCCTGTTGTCGTTCGTGACGAGACCGTCAATGGTGTACAGATCCAGTGGCGCGAGGCCCCAACGAACGGCTTGACCTACTTCAGGGCTATCAACGCTCTGGACAACCTCCCCGATGAGCTGAGAGAGCTGAtccccctcttctccgaCAGCATTATGCGCCTCGGCACAAGGGAGATGTCGATGGAACAGCTCGAGGACTTGATCAAGCTGAAAACAGGAGGCGTGTCTGTGGGATACCACTCAACACCTTCTCCCACCGACTTCCACCAGGCGAGCGAGGGTCTTATCTTCACAGGCATGGCTCTGGACAGAAATGTACCCGTCATGTTCGACATACTGCGCAAGCTCGTGCAGGATACCGACTTCGATAGCCCAGAGGCTGCCCTCCGCATCAGGCAGCTCCTCCAGGCGTCTGCCGACGGCGTGGTCAACGACATCGCCTCATCTGGACATCAGTATGCCCGCGGCTTTGCTGAGGCTGGGCTGACCCGCAACGCTTGGCTCAGACAGCAGATCGGCGGCCTCTCGCAGGTCAAGCTCGTCACGGCGCTTGCCAATCGTCCCGAAACGGATGGCCTGGCGGACGTCATTGACAAGCTCAAGCGGATTCAAAAAATCGCGCTTTCAGGTGGTAACTTCCGCACAGCACTCACCTGCGGGGCCGAAAGCACGGGCGCCAATCTCAGCGCGTTGACTAGCTTCATGTCGACGCTCCCCAACGACCAGCCGTCGCTGCCGGCGTTCAAGCCTGCCGCTCTACAGAGGAACATCAAGTCCTTCTTCCCGTTGCCGTACCAGGTCTATTACGGTTCGTTGGCCGTCCCTACGGTTTCGTACACGTCTGCAGATGGAGCGCCGTTGCAGATTCTGGCGCAGCTCCTTACCCACAAGCACCTCCATCATGAGATTcgcgagaagggcggcgccTACGGTGGCGGAGCGTACTCGCGCGGATTGGACGGTCTGTTTGGCTTCTACTCCTATCGCGACCCCAACCCCCAGAACACGCTGTCTATCATGCGCAATGCCGGCCAGTGGGCCAGAGATAAGGCGTGGACTGAACGtgacctcgaggaggccaagatcTCGGTGTTCCAAGGCGTAGATGCGCCGCAGTCGGTAAACGCCGAGGGCATGGGTCGGTTCCTTTCCGGCATCACGGAGGAAATGAAGCAGAAACGTCGCGAGCAACTCCTCGATGTTTCCAAAGACCAGGTGCGCGATGTTGCGCAGAAGTacatcgtcgacgccttgaagaaggaggaggagcgcgtGACCTTTCTGGGCGAGAAGCGGTCGTGGGTGGACGGCAACTGGAAGCTCCACGAAATGGACATCAACGGTGCCGAGTAG
- a CDS encoding Myosin-like coiled-coil protein: protein MSISQADVVMSNGQDGHAHAPATSLKKGKQKKAVDSNESAKLLAQRITQLEQESAGEKDQEAEIEREVKRANRDLAQQVAKMSDLQKIEHLTRRSSELLADMRRVERENQKNKKRGDALQKEKDANRTELSKTVGLKEKLEKLCRELQRDNNKYKNENKTLQDNLKHNSSAYDEKHAALLAKLEGIQEEKDHPRKQVVDMSVDTLFRNRFKSFIEQYELRELHFHSLMRTKELEVQYNMARYEREKKLAEAEATRARNLQNQVQTFTKTETELRNQLNVYVDKFKQVEDTLNNSNDLFLTFRKEMEDMSKKTKRLERENETMKRKHEATNANIIRMAEEREDWRKKAAEATKRAEKLRSIIEQMQQQGRKVPSGMAATLESCYSDSNGHMDGDGSDYSDDEEGEEDPSEFDDDTEEEPQPAEGEPLRPYGPERPPVPQATTNGH, encoded by the exons ATGTCCATTAGTCAGGCCGACGTCGTGATGTCAAACGGTCAGGATGGTCACGCCCacgcgccggcgacgtccctgaagaagggcaagcagaagaaggccgtTGACTCCAACGAGTCGGCGAAGCTGCTCGCGCAGCGTATCACACAGCTGGAGCAGGAGTCGGCCGGAGAGAAGGACCAGGAAGCTGAGATTG AACGCGAGGTCAAGCGTGCGAACCGCGATTTGGCCCAACAGGTGGCCAAGATGAGCGACCTGCAAAAGATTGAACACCTGACCCGACGTTCCAGCGAGCTGCTAGCCGATATGCGTCGTGTCGAGCGAGAAAACCAGAAGAACAAAAAACGCGGCGACGCCCTTCAGAAGGAAAAGGATGCAAACCGAACTGAGCTCAGCAAAACTGTCGGCCTGAAGGAGAAGCTCGAAAAGCTCTGCAGAGAGCTGCAACGGGACAACAACAAGTACAAG AACGAGAACAAAACTCTCCAAGATAACCTCAAACACAATAGTTCGGCCTATGACGAGAAGCATGCGGCTCTGCTGGCGAAGCTCGAGGGTATTCAGGAAGAAAAGGATCATCCACGGAAGCAAGTTGTTGACATGAGCGTCGATACACT ATTCCGTAACCGTTTCAAATCGTTCATCGAGCAGTACGAACTACGGGAATTGCACTTCCACTCTCTGATGCGCACCAAGGAGCTGGAAGTGCAATATAACATGGCGCGCTACGAAcgcgagaagaagctggccgaggctgAGGCTACCAGAGCGCGAAATCTCCAGAATCAGGTGCAGACTTTTACAAAGACTGAGACTGAGCTTAGGAATCAACTCAATGTCTACGTTGATAAGTTCAAGCAG GTTGAGGACACGCTCAATAACAGTAATGATCTCTTTCTGACGTTTCGGAAGGAAATGGAGGACATGTCCAAGAAGACGAAACGTCTGGAAAGGGAAAACGAGACGATGAAGCGCAAGCACGAGGCCACGAATGCCAATATCATCCGCAtggccgaggagcgcgaAGACTGGCGCAAGAAagccgccgaggcgacgAAGCGAGCCGAGAAGCTGCGTAGCATCATCGagcagatgcagcagcagggccgCAAGGTCCCGTCTGGAATGGCGGCGACCCTGGAGAGCTGCTACTCGGACAGCAACGGCCAcatggacggcgacgggAGCGACTACtcggacgatgaggagggcgaggaggacccTAGTGAGTTTGACGACGACACTGAGGAGGAGCCGCAGCCTGCAGAGGGAGAGCCACTCCGGCCATACGGTCCGGAGCGGCCGCCGGTGCCCCAAGCTACAACGAACGGCCACTAG